The Xanthocytophaga agilis genome has a window encoding:
- a CDS encoding replication initiation protein, whose translation MAKMNTSKRQNKAQQLPLFLPKQSIQGSGSGEIEGSIDDIDSEEIKQFNNLVIAQHDMNLYERRIFISVLKNLPEINAEDPIQKDSFSVWVNIHQLIGESELAGQSAFSELKKATQLLIKHICKIDMGNRVLQIALLSSAEYYKREGKIELRFDVKLLPYLLRIKNEFEPQYLSELMQFQSRYSQCFYELFKRESRKGSVVYIELVRLRTLLGIEEIYERYNDLKRKVIYQAQKDLVHYADVAFRFEEKKVKGKVEGIYFYLNQMLGG comes from the coding sequence ATGGCAAAGATGAATACTAGCAAAAGGCAGAATAAAGCTCAGCAACTTCCCTTATTTTTACCCAAACAATCTATACAGGGTTCGGGTAGTGGAGAAATTGAAGGTAGTATAGATGACATTGATAGTGAAGAGATCAAACAGTTTAATAATTTGGTGATTGCACAACATGATATGAACCTATATGAAAGACGAATTTTTATATCAGTCCTTAAAAATTTGCCCGAGATAAATGCAGAAGATCCTATTCAAAAGGATAGCTTTTCAGTATGGGTCAATATTCACCAGCTTATAGGAGAAAGTGAATTAGCAGGACAATCTGCTTTTTCAGAACTGAAAAAGGCAACTCAGCTACTTATTAAGCATATATGCAAAATAGATATGGGTAATCGCGTTCTGCAAATCGCATTACTCAGTTCGGCAGAATACTACAAACGAGAGGGAAAAATAGAACTTCGGTTTGATGTCAAATTATTACCATATCTACTACGTATTAAGAATGAATTTGAACCTCAATATCTTTCTGAGTTAATGCAGTTTCAGAGTCGATATTCTCAATGTTTTTATGAATTGTTTAAGCGAGAATCTCGTAAGGGTTCTGTAGTTTATATAGAGTTAGTAAGACTGAGAACTTTATTAGGAATAGAAGAGATTTATGAACGTTATAATGATTTAAAACGAAAGGTAATCTATCAGGCCCAAAAAGATCTTGTACACTATGCGGATGTCGCATTCAGATTCGAAGAGAAAAAAGTAAAAGGAAAAGTTGAAGGTATCTATTTTTATTTAAATCAAATGTTAGGCGGATAA
- a CDS encoding replication initiation protein, whose amino-acid sequence MEQQLEIFSAKPKEVRQHNNLIFAPFAMGSVESKIFISMLERINRTDTEFPLWRIPLSEILPRKDGDSYEHLKKAAVALKSQVIDIAPVDPMNPNRKRFRLRSIVDKCDHDSGTGFLLCQFHPDVKEYLLNLIDNYTPADLATLKMFKDERTVRFYWMLRARFRYEESRMAKTSTVSDTVKIQITVEECRNCLLKDIKSYPNPKDIKRHILEKVVKPEIDKTDCAFEFGDPVKQGNKTLAWTFIRRSGSVTVLPLEPLRISAKLIDALEALPIDAKGIRRISDALYMDTDGFEASEAFVWFLLHKLTTSKDKDKIASPGGQLIRWIEDRKFKSEFLKKTKVPSSPTPSYEIVSYSETELIEMHENSVKRKRTSLDFAAWVKEIYLDNGFERQKIDNIWYVVKEK is encoded by the coding sequence ATGGAACAGCAGTTAGAAATTTTTTCTGCCAAACCCAAGGAGGTTCGCCAGCATAATAATCTTATTTTTGCTCCATTTGCAATGGGGAGCGTTGAAAGCAAAATCTTTATTTCAATGCTTGAACGCATTAACCGGACAGATACTGAATTCCCTTTATGGCGTATTCCCCTCTCCGAGATTTTGCCACGTAAGGATGGCGATAGTTATGAACACCTAAAAAAAGCTGCAGTTGCTTTAAAATCACAGGTAATCGATATTGCTCCTGTTGATCCCATGAACCCAAATAGGAAACGGTTCCGTCTTCGCTCTATTGTAGATAAATGTGACCATGATAGTGGTACAGGATTTCTTTTATGCCAGTTTCATCCTGATGTAAAAGAATATCTACTTAATCTGATTGATAATTATACTCCAGCTGATCTGGCTACGCTCAAAATGTTTAAAGATGAGCGTACTGTACGTTTTTACTGGATGCTTCGTGCACGATTTCGTTACGAAGAATCCCGTATGGCAAAAACTAGTACAGTTTCAGATACAGTTAAGATTCAAATTACAGTTGAAGAATGTCGTAATTGCTTACTAAAGGATATCAAATCTTATCCTAATCCGAAAGATATTAAACGCCATATCCTTGAAAAGGTTGTTAAACCTGAGATTGATAAGACAGATTGTGCTTTTGAGTTTGGTGATCCTGTTAAACAGGGAAACAAAACATTGGCTTGGACATTTATCCGCCGAAGTGGTTCTGTTACCGTTTTACCTCTTGAACCACTACGAATTTCTGCAAAACTTATTGACGCCCTTGAAGCTCTCCCTATTGATGCTAAAGGTATAAGGCGTATCTCTGATGCCTTATATATGGATACTGATGGTTTTGAAGCTTCAGAGGCCTTTGTATGGTTCTTATTACATAAGCTAACTACCTCAAAGGACAAAGATAAAATAGCCTCTCCTGGTGGACAGTTGATTCGTTGGATTGAAGATCGTAAATTCAAATCTGAATTTTTGAAAAAAACAAAGGTTCCCTCCTCTCCTACTCCATCTTATGAGATTGTATCGTATTCAGAAACGGAATTGATTGAAATGCATGAGAATTCTGTAAAACGCAAACGTACTTCATTGGACTTTGCCGCCTGGGTTAAAGAGATTTATCTGGATAATGGCTTTGAAAGACAAAAGATTGATAATATTTGGTATGTAGTTAAAGAAAAATAA
- a CDS encoding carboxymuconolactone decarboxylase family protein, giving the protein METRVKIQEAQPAAWKAMYGLETYLASTQVAKTHKELIKIRASQMNGCAFCIDMHTKDALKNGESAQRIFLLNAWKEADVFTEEEKVILAIAEEVTLIHQRGLTEETYQKAKDLFGESYIAQLIMVVVSINAWNRIAVSTHLEILH; this is encoded by the coding sequence ATGGAAACACGAGTGAAAATACAAGAAGCTCAGCCGGCTGCATGGAAGGCAATGTATGGTTTAGAAACTTATCTGGCATCTACACAGGTAGCCAAAACACATAAGGAATTAATTAAAATCAGAGCTTCTCAAATGAATGGCTGTGCATTCTGTATTGATATGCATACCAAAGATGCACTTAAGAATGGTGAATCTGCCCAACGGATTTTTCTGCTGAATGCATGGAAAGAGGCTGATGTATTTACAGAAGAAGAAAAGGTTATTCTAGCAATTGCGGAAGAGGTAACACTTATTCATCAGCGTGGACTTACAGAAGAAACCTATCAGAAGGCAAAGGACCTATTTGGTGAAAGTTATATTGCCCAGTTGATCATGGTTGTAGTCAGTATTAATGCTTGGAACCGAATTGCTGTGAGCACACATCTGGAGATTTTACATTAA
- a CDS encoding alpha-L-fucosidase produces the protein MKRRSVIKKLSGIVPFIGMAQPLQVKATNLLQKDSIAKGPFKPNWESLQQYKVPKWYTDAKFGIWAHWGPQCQPEAGDWYAREMYMEGTYKYKFHLEKYGHPSKFGFKDVIHEWKAENWDPEALMKLYKQAGAQYFVALANHHDNLDLFKSKYQSWNSLKVGPKRDIIGEWEKAARKAGLYFGVSVHAAHAWSWFETTQRSDKSGPYAGVAYDGKLSAEEGKGKWWQGLDPQELYAQNHPLSVNSLDNGQIHKQWNWGNGVSVPNKAYCEKFFLRTIDLIDNYSPDLVYFDDTVLPLWPISDAGLRIAAHLYNKSIHEKGSLQAVINGKILDEKQRQCMVWDIERGQSNTIERFSWQTDTCIGGWHYDRSLYERHGYKSARTVIHTLIDVVSKNGNLLLSVPIRGDGTIDSDERAIVEEIGQWMQKNSESIYQTKPWKIFGEGPAMDQAAPLNAQGFNEGKGKPFTSEDVRFAIKGDILYATLLGWPQTGKVSIKSLIPSAFRQIQKITLIGTGEELVFEQNQDGTHITFPESKPDLSYANVLKIS, from the coding sequence ATGAAACGAAGAAGTGTCATTAAAAAACTGTCAGGAATAGTTCCCTTTATAGGAATGGCTCAGCCTCTTCAGGTTAAAGCAACGAATCTATTGCAAAAAGATTCTATTGCGAAAGGACCTTTTAAACCAAATTGGGAGTCTCTGCAACAATACAAAGTACCCAAATGGTACACTGATGCAAAGTTTGGCATATGGGCTCACTGGGGTCCACAATGTCAACCAGAAGCTGGAGACTGGTATGCAAGAGAAATGTATATGGAAGGTACCTATAAATATAAATTTCATCTGGAAAAATATGGACACCCTTCCAAGTTTGGATTCAAGGATGTAATTCATGAATGGAAAGCTGAAAATTGGGATCCTGAAGCGCTTATGAAGTTGTATAAACAAGCGGGAGCACAATACTTTGTTGCCCTGGCAAATCACCATGATAATCTGGATTTGTTTAAAAGTAAATATCAATCATGGAATTCACTAAAAGTTGGTCCAAAGAGAGATATCATTGGTGAATGGGAGAAGGCAGCCCGCAAAGCTGGCTTGTACTTTGGAGTCAGCGTCCATGCGGCCCATGCCTGGAGCTGGTTTGAAACGACACAGCGTTCCGATAAGTCCGGGCCTTATGCAGGAGTAGCCTATGATGGAAAGCTTTCGGCTGAAGAAGGAAAAGGAAAATGGTGGCAAGGATTAGACCCTCAGGAATTATATGCCCAGAATCACCCTTTAAGTGTAAACAGTCTGGATAATGGTCAAATCCATAAGCAATGGAATTGGGGAAACGGAGTGTCTGTGCCGAATAAAGCATACTGTGAAAAATTCTTTCTGAGAACTATCGATCTGATTGATAACTATTCTCCGGATCTGGTTTATTTCGATGACACCGTTTTGCCTCTTTGGCCTATCAGTGACGCTGGGTTACGAATTGCCGCGCACCTATATAACAAAAGTATCCACGAAAAAGGATCTTTGCAGGCAGTTATCAACGGGAAGATCCTTGATGAAAAACAACGCCAGTGTATGGTTTGGGATATAGAACGAGGTCAGAGCAATACCATAGAGCGTTTTAGCTGGCAGACTGATACGTGTATTGGAGGATGGCATTATGATAGATCTTTATATGAAAGGCATGGTTATAAAAGTGCCCGTACAGTTATCCATACATTAATAGATGTAGTTAGTAAAAATGGTAACCTTTTATTAAGTGTTCCTATTCGTGGAGACGGTACAATTGACTCAGATGAACGGGCAATAGTAGAAGAGATAGGGCAATGGATGCAGAAGAACAGTGAATCTATTTACCAAACTAAGCCTTGGAAGATTTTTGGAGAAGGACCAGCTATGGATCAGGCGGCGCCCCTCAATGCTCAGGGATTCAATGAGGGCAAAGGTAAACCTTTCACTAGTGAAGATGTCCGTTTTGCTATCAAAGGAGATATTCTCTATGCAACTCTTCTAGGCTGGCCTCAGACAGGAAAAGTCTCAATCAAAAGCCTTATACCCTCTGCATTCAGACAAATACAAAAAATCACCTTGATAGGTACAGGGGAAGAACTTGTATTTGAACAAAATCAGGATGGGACACATATAACTTTTCCTGAATCAAAGCCTGATTTATCCTATGCGAATGTATTGAAGATAAGTTAA
- a CDS encoding Crp/Fnr family transcriptional regulator: MKLSLTDSAEQLQCITTIAFCPVCIPDSQIRLIMDHPLICHIIKNVTLSVEESEKILNYFNYHEYNKKEHLVREGQPCEQLYFVVQGSLRMYFIDEKGMEQTIQFAIENWWMTDLMAFQRGGLSEFSIQTIEKTQIMQIQQEKLEKLLVEVPQLERYFKNIHQRAYAASLLRVKYLFTMSKETFYDYFSGKYPEFIQRIPQKILASFLGFTPEYLSELRRKKHKERVKTI, translated from the coding sequence TTGAAACTATCTTTGACTGATAGTGCTGAACAATTACAATGTATTACTACAATCGCTTTCTGTCCGGTTTGTATACCTGACTCTCAAATACGCCTTATTATGGACCATCCACTTATCTGTCATATTATCAAAAATGTCACTCTTTCAGTTGAAGAATCGGAAAAGATTTTGAACTATTTCAACTACCACGAATACAATAAGAAAGAACATCTGGTCCGGGAAGGTCAGCCCTGTGAGCAGTTATATTTTGTGGTACAAGGTAGTCTTAGAATGTATTTCATTGACGAGAAGGGTATGGAACAAACAATACAGTTTGCCATTGAAAACTGGTGGATGACTGATTTGATGGCATTTCAGAGAGGCGGATTATCTGAGTTTAGCATCCAGACTATTGAAAAAACACAAATTATGCAGATTCAACAGGAAAAGTTGGAAAAACTCTTGGTGGAAGTGCCTCAACTGGAACGATACTTTAAAAACATTCACCAACGTGCCTATGCAGCGTCTCTTCTACGGGTTAAGTACCTGTTTACAATGTCTAAAGAAACGTTTTATGACTATTTTAGCGGCAAATATCCAGAATTTATTCAACGTATACCTCAAAAAATTCTCGCTTCATTTCTGGGCTTTACCCCTGAATATTTAAGCGAACTCCGCAGAAAGAAGCATAAAGAAAGAGTTAAAACTATATGA
- a CDS encoding M28 family metallopeptidase — MKYRILILGCVAGIALTGCSQKTTESPTGGDGLSAFSADSLGKNISVLASDDFQGRKPFTEGETKTVQFLEQKFAAMGLEPGNGNSYVQDVPMVNIATEASPSMQVQGTKGSFELKGFTDYVIWTEKTDSVISLNKDELVFAGYGVVAPEYNWNDYAGLDAKGKIVLVMVNDPGFRVDQRLFKGDTMTYYGRWTYKFEEAARQGAKGCLIIHTTKGASYPFSVVQNNWNGSRLRLDDRGKEQKYCSTVGWVTQQTAQRLLSAAGKDTTLYAQANKPGFKPVPLGVKLSTSIKVKATFNKSHNVIAKITGSKHPDEYIIYTAHWDHLGIGKPDETGDSIYNGALDNASATAGLFELARGFKSLADKPTRTVVFLSVTAEEQGLWGSAYYALNPVYPLNKTVANINMDVLNSYGKTKDIVIVGRNQSQLEDYLKEAAEKKDRVISFETHPESGYYYRSDHFNFAKAGVPALYINNGIDVVDKGKEYGQQKADEYTKQHYHRPSDEYNAATWNLEGAIGDLQLLFEVGKRLTSEEKWPEWKQGSEFKAIRDKSIANP; from the coding sequence ATGAAATATCGAATTCTTATTTTAGGCTGTGTTGCAGGCATTGCTTTAACTGGCTGCAGCCAGAAAACAACAGAATCCCCTACAGGAGGGGATGGACTATCAGCCTTTAGTGCAGATAGTCTTGGTAAAAATATCAGTGTATTAGCCTCTGATGACTTTCAGGGACGTAAACCCTTTACTGAAGGGGAAACTAAAACTGTACAGTTTTTGGAGCAGAAATTTGCTGCTATGGGCTTAGAGCCTGGGAATGGCAATAGTTATGTACAGGATGTGCCAATGGTAAACATAGCTACAGAAGCATCACCAAGTATGCAGGTACAAGGGACTAAAGGAAGTTTTGAGTTGAAAGGTTTTACTGACTATGTAATCTGGACTGAGAAAACAGATTCGGTGATTTCATTAAATAAAGACGAATTAGTTTTCGCTGGATATGGTGTAGTAGCTCCCGAATATAACTGGAATGACTATGCAGGCCTGGACGCCAAAGGCAAAATTGTACTGGTCATGGTAAATGATCCTGGTTTTAGGGTAGACCAACGTTTGTTTAAAGGAGATACAATGACATATTATGGACGCTGGACCTACAAATTTGAAGAAGCTGCCCGGCAAGGAGCTAAGGGATGTCTGATTATTCATACTACCAAAGGAGCTAGCTACCCTTTCAGCGTTGTGCAAAATAATTGGAATGGTTCACGTCTACGCCTTGATGACAGAGGAAAAGAACAAAAATATTGTTCAACAGTGGGCTGGGTAACACAACAAACCGCTCAACGTCTGCTTTCAGCAGCAGGGAAAGATACAACCTTGTATGCTCAAGCTAATAAACCTGGATTTAAACCTGTTCCTTTGGGGGTGAAGTTATCAACCAGCATCAAGGTAAAAGCGACCTTTAATAAATCACATAACGTAATCGCAAAGATTACAGGTTCTAAACATCCCGATGAATATATTATCTATACGGCTCACTGGGATCACCTGGGGATTGGTAAACCTGATGAAACAGGTGATTCGATTTACAATGGTGCCCTGGATAATGCCAGTGCAACAGCAGGATTGTTTGAACTGGCAAGAGGTTTTAAAAGTCTCGCTGATAAACCTACCCGAACGGTAGTATTCCTGTCTGTTACAGCAGAAGAACAAGGGTTGTGGGGTTCAGCCTATTATGCACTAAATCCAGTCTACCCGCTAAATAAAACAGTTGCCAACATCAACATGGATGTACTTAACTCCTATGGGAAAACTAAAGATATAGTTATAGTAGGACGTAACCAGTCTCAATTGGAAGATTACCTGAAGGAAGCAGCCGAAAAAAAAGATCGCGTGATATCATTTGAAACGCATCCGGAATCTGGATATTATTATCGTTCTGATCACTTTAATTTTGCCAAAGCAGGTGTGCCCGCTCTATATATCAACAATGGTATAGATGTGGTTGATAAAGGTAAAGAGTATGGACAACAGAAGGCAGATGAATATACAAAACAACACTACCATCGCCCTTCGGATGAATACAATGCAGCTACATGGAACTTAGAAGGAGCCATTGGTGATCTGCAGCTGTTATTTGAAGTAGGCAAACGCTTGACCTCAGAAGAAAAATGGCCCGAGTGGAAACAAGGATCTGAATTTAAAGCTATTCGTGATAAATCAATAGCAAATCCATAA
- a CDS encoding glycoside hydrolase family 16 protein, translating to MKKSVFLLLAILLSGAKIYTPDSNGEHTITPPSSPIHLLPINQLYIPNDTTWHLVWADEFNQEGAPNPKNWKFEQGFVRNHELQWYQPENARCEKGMLIIEARKERMLNPSYKAGSTEWRTSRKTIEYTASSLNTQGLYSFQYGRFEMRAKIDTHPGLWPAFWTLGVAGEWPSNGEIDIMEYYRDMLLANVAWGTNKRYSAKWRTTKKQLSTFTDNHWAEKFHVWRMDWDETAIQLYVDNELLNEVLLNETINGDGSGKNPFQQPHYILLNLALGGDNGGDPTATTFPARFEVDYVRVYQHPK from the coding sequence ATGAAAAAATCAGTTTTTTTACTGCTGGCAATCCTACTTAGTGGAGCGAAAATCTATACACCCGATTCAAATGGAGAGCATACAATAACTCCTCCCTCCTCTCCTATTCATTTACTGCCTATAAACCAGCTATATATACCAAATGATACAACGTGGCATTTGGTATGGGCGGATGAATTCAATCAGGAAGGTGCTCCTAACCCAAAGAACTGGAAGTTTGAACAGGGGTTTGTTCGTAATCATGAACTGCAATGGTATCAACCCGAGAATGCGCGTTGTGAAAAGGGCATGCTTATTATTGAAGCGCGGAAAGAAAGAATGCTTAATCCGTCCTATAAGGCAGGTAGTACCGAATGGAGGACTAGTCGCAAAACCATTGAATACACAGCATCCAGCCTCAACACGCAGGGACTATATAGTTTTCAGTATGGACGTTTTGAAATGCGGGCTAAAATCGATACCCATCCGGGTCTGTGGCCAGCTTTCTGGACGCTAGGTGTTGCTGGTGAATGGCCATCTAATGGAGAAATAGACATTATGGAGTATTATAGAGATATGTTACTCGCCAATGTAGCTTGGGGAACAAACAAGCGGTATAGTGCCAAATGGAGGACCACTAAAAAACAGCTATCTACTTTTACAGATAACCATTGGGCTGAAAAGTTTCATGTCTGGCGCATGGACTGGGATGAGACTGCTATACAGCTTTATGTTGACAATGAACTCCTCAATGAAGTACTTCTCAATGAAACCATCAATGGAGATGGAAGTGGCAAAAACCCATTTCAACAACCCCATTATATCTTACTCAATCTTGCTTTGGGAGGAGACAACGGAGGAGACCCAACGGCAACTACCTTTCCAGCGCGTTTTGAAGTGGATTATGTACGGGTATACCAGCATCCGAAATAA
- a CDS encoding DUF5958 family protein yields the protein MLSPEELLLNKIAQNKLPLEDGIQWYDSLNEEQQKKATYHIMFYLSQSGPTPETIAQGIDEAPIKKTMTPVVIFQKNNLSLAFQKISKLPATEYRKSFIVMLSIFKASDTLRREKWCKGECSHEWHHLDDES from the coding sequence ATGTTATCTCCCGAAGAACTTTTATTAAACAAGATTGCGCAGAATAAACTGCCTTTAGAAGATGGTATTCAATGGTATGATTCTTTGAATGAGGAACAACAGAAAAAAGCTACATATCATATAATGTTTTATCTGTCTCAATCAGGTCCTACACCTGAAACGATAGCACAGGGAATTGACGAGGCACCTATAAAAAAAACGATGACTCCTGTAGTTATCTTTCAGAAGAACAATCTTTCATTGGCATTTCAAAAGATAAGTAAACTTCCTGCTACAGAATACCGCAAATCATTTATTGTTATGCTCAGTATCTTTAAGGCTTCGGATACACTTCGTCGGGAAAAGTGGTGCAAAGGAGAGTGTTCTCATGAATGGCATCACCTGGATGATGAAAGTTAA
- a CDS encoding glycoside hydrolase family 43 protein translates to MKHFLLAITTVFYFSFLTNLKAQEQTFSNPLLPSGADPYSTYYKGYYYYSNSIGGDRLQLRKTKNLANLKQGETKIIWQPPINTKHSKELWAPEVHHINGKWYVYYAADDGDNNNHRMYVIENSSEDPFQGEWKFKGKLATPSDKWAIDGDVFSYENQLYMIWSGWEGDKNGQQDIYIARMKNPYTLEGERVKISSPTLEWERRWQGGPEVYVNEGPQFLQHGDKVFIVYSASGCWTDHYSLGLLELQGHDLLNPDQWKKHPQPIFTTSEENGVYSPAHNSFFTSPDGKEDWILYHANDNPGDGCGGKRSPRMQKFTWNADGTPNLGIPVSIKEELQAPSESK, encoded by the coding sequence ATGAAACATTTTTTGCTAGCTATCACTACAGTATTTTATTTTTCATTCCTGACTAATCTAAAGGCTCAGGAACAAACCTTTTCCAATCCTTTACTACCTTCAGGAGCTGACCCGTATAGCACTTATTATAAAGGCTATTACTACTATTCAAACAGTATAGGAGGTGACCGTTTGCAATTGCGAAAAACCAAAAACTTAGCCAATTTAAAGCAAGGTGAAACAAAAATCATCTGGCAACCACCCATAAATACTAAACATTCAAAAGAATTATGGGCTCCTGAAGTACATCACATAAACGGAAAGTGGTATGTTTATTATGCAGCGGATGATGGCGATAACAACAATCACCGAATGTATGTGATAGAGAACAGTTCAGAAGATCCTTTTCAGGGAGAATGGAAATTTAAAGGCAAACTTGCTACACCTTCTGATAAATGGGCTATTGATGGAGATGTGTTCTCTTACGAAAATCAGCTATATATGATCTGGTCTGGATGGGAAGGTGATAAAAACGGCCAGCAAGATATCTACATAGCTAGAATGAAAAATCCGTATACTCTGGAAGGTGAACGGGTAAAGATCTCCTCTCCTACCCTTGAGTGGGAAAGAAGATGGCAGGGAGGTCCTGAGGTATATGTAAACGAGGGTCCACAGTTCCTTCAACATGGTGACAAGGTATTTATTGTCTACTCTGCTAGTGGTTGCTGGACAGATCACTATTCTCTGGGTTTGCTAGAACTGCAAGGCCACGATTTACTCAATCCGGATCAATGGAAGAAGCATCCTCAACCTATATTCACAACTTCAGAAGAAAACGGAGTATATAGTCCTGCACATAACTCATTTTTCACCTCTCCCGATGGAAAAGAAGATTGGATACTCTATCATGCTAATGACAATCCGGGTGATGGTTGTGGAGGAAAACGATCTCCTCGTATGCAGAAATTTACATGGAATGCAGACGGCACTCCCAATCTGGGCATTCCGGTTTCTATAAAAGAGGAGCTACAGGCACCTTCTGAAAGCAAATAG
- a CDS encoding AraC family transcriptional regulator has product MKSNFSLLNADYVKLNKSWNYQNVISPFYRLYLIVQGEGSVFNASKEYSLESGYLYLIPSFTICNHFCTNYLNQYYLHFMEESADGTSLFDSNRKIFKIPAIDTDYILFQRILKLNPNRGLQSSDNPKEYEKQPILKGFQEKNQLLPLCAYVETQGILLQFLARFLGLENYQPVNAANIPSKVLQTIRYIQTHLQLPLTVEDLAERVSLNSDYFSRLFYQYTGERPLSYIQQKRIERAQFLLITTDFPFSEIAAETGFETISYFYRIFKKNTCQTPGEYKANRQF; this is encoded by the coding sequence TTGAAATCGAACTTTTCTTTACTAAATGCAGATTATGTCAAATTGAATAAAAGCTGGAACTACCAAAATGTTATTAGTCCATTTTACAGATTGTATCTGATAGTTCAGGGAGAAGGGTCGGTTTTTAATGCATCAAAGGAATATTCCCTTGAAAGTGGGTATTTGTATTTGATTCCCAGCTTTACAATTTGTAATCACTTTTGTACAAACTATCTGAATCAGTATTATTTGCATTTTATGGAAGAGAGTGCTGATGGGACATCTTTATTCGACTCAAACCGCAAAATTTTTAAGATTCCGGCCATTGACACAGATTATATCCTTTTTCAACGAATACTAAAGCTAAATCCAAACCGGGGATTACAAAGTTCAGATAATCCGAAAGAATACGAAAAACAACCTATTTTGAAGGGGTTTCAGGAAAAGAATCAGTTGTTACCATTATGTGCCTATGTCGAAACACAAGGGATTCTTTTGCAGTTTCTGGCCCGTTTTTTGGGACTAGAAAATTACCAACCGGTTAATGCAGCCAACATACCATCAAAGGTTCTTCAGACAATTCGTTATATTCAGACACATCTGCAATTGCCACTGACAGTAGAAGATCTGGCTGAACGGGTTAGTCTTAATTCGGATTATTTCTCGAGATTGTTTTACCAGTATACAGGTGAGAGACCTTTGTCATATATTCAGCAAAAACGTATTGAAAGAGCGCAGTTTCTACTTATAACTACAGATTTTCCCTTTTCTGAAATTGCTGCTGAGACCGGATTTGAAACTATCTCGTATTTCTACCGGATATTTAAAAAAAATACCTGTCAAACGCCTGGAGAATACAAAGCAAATCGCCAATTTTAA
- a CDS encoding ParA family protein, which translates to MRTIAVANMKGGVGKTTTTLNVGAALRDLGKKVLLIDADPQANLTISFRLETSFSENNLASLLLGLHSLKEVVVPALGMDLIPAHPIMDSVISTLNEKSLRELLLYKALKPIREANVYDYILIDCGPNLGIYTKNAMSTATDLLVPYQTAYFSYVGISTLDEYLTKIQQEVNENIELLGIVIIQYNAKERNNTKKGFADAIRDSALGEKVFSTYIRTCTALGDSPMKGQSIFEYDGNCNGAVDYLSLTKEILTRHE; encoded by the coding sequence ATGAGAACCATAGCTGTTGCCAACATGAAGGGTGGGGTAGGGAAAACTACCACAACTTTGAACGTAGGTGCTGCCCTGCGTGATCTGGGAAAAAAGGTATTGCTTATAGATGCCGATCCTCAGGCCAACCTGACCATTTCTTTTCGGTTAGAAACAAGTTTTTCTGAAAATAACCTGGCAAGCCTATTGTTGGGGTTACACTCGCTGAAGGAGGTGGTTGTTCCTGCACTGGGAATGGATTTGATTCCTGCTCATCCGATTATGGATAGTGTAATTTCAACTCTAAATGAAAAATCTTTGCGTGAACTGCTGCTTTACAAAGCGTTAAAGCCTATCCGAGAGGCTAATGTGTATGATTATATTCTGATTGATTGTGGTCCTAACCTGGGAATTTATACCAAGAATGCGATGTCTACAGCTACGGATTTGTTGGTTCCTTATCAGACTGCCTATTTCTCTTATGTGGGTATTTCTACACTGGATGAGTATCTGACAAAGATTCAGCAGGAGGTAAATGAAAACATTGAGTTGTTGGGTATTGTTATTATTCAATACAATGCGAAAGAACGAAATAACACCAAGAAAGGATTTGCAGATGCTATCAGGGATAGTGCCTTGGGAGAAAAGGTTTTCTCTACTTATATTCGTACATGTACGGCGTTGGGCGATTCGCCTATGAAAGGACAATCTATTTTTGAATATGATGGAAATTGTAACGGTGCAGTTGATTATTTATCCCTCACTAAAGAAATCCTGACTCGCCATGAATAA